The Vigna unguiculata cultivar IT97K-499-35 chromosome 6, ASM411807v1, whole genome shotgun sequence genome contains a region encoding:
- the LOC114186792 gene encoding uncharacterized protein LOC114186792, which translates to MSLLIHCSEQFLVTKIVHYLNPRPSKLYNFKPLTKGKTIGLKVSCKVKDYGVLGLDQNFSSYGYFSALVKRGNKEEEEEKEKQEYYVNLGHALRALREDFPALFHRELSFDIYRDDIVLKDPLNTFVGIESYKTIFWALRFHGRMFFKALWIDLSSVWQPAENVIMVRWTVHGISRGPWENRGRFDGTSEYKLDENGKIFQHRVDNIAPNTRPKFEVLRVEELLQSICCPSTARPTCFETSSSTKRT; encoded by the exons ATGTCTCTTCTCATCCATTGCTCGGAACAGTTCTTGGTCACCAAAATTGTGCACTACCTTAACCCTAGACCCAGTAAGCTCTACAACTTTAAACCGCTCACAAAGGGCAAGACAATTGGGTTAAAAGTGAGTTGCAAAGTTAAGGATtatggggttttgggtttggatCAGAATTTTAGTTCGTATGGTTACTTTTCGGCTCTGGTAAAGAGAGGGaacaaagaggaagaagaagaaaaagaaaaacaagaatattACGTGAATTTGGGGCATGCTCTTCGGGCTCTGAGGGAGGACTTCCCTGCCCTCTTCCACAGAGAACTCTCCTTCGACATCTACAG GGATGATATTGTACTCAAAGATCCTCTGAACACGTTCGTTGGCATCGAGAGTTACAAAACAATCTTCTGGGCTCTACGATTTCATGGCAGGATGTTTTTCAAGGCTTTGTGGATTGACTTATCCAGCGTGTGGCAGCCTGCTGAGAATGTCATTATGGTTCGGTGGACTGTTCATGGAATCTCACGAGGTCCATGGGAGAACCGTGGGAGGTTTGATGGAACCTCTGAGTATAAACTCGACGAGAATGGCAAGATTTTCCAACACCGTGTTGACAATATTGCTCCCAACACACGTCCTAAATTTGAAGTGCTGCGTGTAGAAGAATTGCTTCAGTCTATATGCTGCCCCTCTACTGCAAGACCAACTTGTTTTGAAACATCCTCGTCTACAAAGAGAACTTGA
- the LOC114186791 gene encoding protein ABIL1-like has product MTLDVVPMEHSKGFIFALQELKNLRPQLYSAAEYCEKSYLHSDKKQVVLDNLKDYAVRALVNAVDHLGTVAYKLTDLLEQQTLDVSTMDLKVSMLNQKLLTCHVYTDREGLRQQQLLAFVPRHHKHYILPNSVNKKVHFSSHRQINARQNLYRTRNRLPSSGTPISKTLSWHLASETKSTLKKTTSRTSKNPKDSKFSAKTSGVFHLLDNEERAWMKPSAAQLHLTNGTLTSRAATQTFGVTDEDALKGSKPLTKFGSFDDRNGREAAQVHSRSKSVLSTLFIKQKAPKLKTSSVL; this is encoded by the exons ATGACCTTGGACGTGGTTCCCATGGAGCACAGCAAGGGATTCATCTTCGCCTTGCAG GAACTTAAGAATCTGAGGCCTCAACTCTATTCTGCTGCAGAGTACTGCGAGAAATCTTATCTCCATAGTGATAAAAAACAAGT GGTACTTGACAACCTCAAAGATTATGCTGTAAGAGCTCTTGTTAATGCTGTTGATCATCTGGGAACTGTTGCTTACAAGTTAACCGACCTTCTTGAGCAGCAAACCTTGGACGTATCAACCATGGACTTGAAGGTCTCTATGTTGAATCAg AAACTTCTTACATGTCATGTTTACACTGACAGAGAGGGCCTTCGGCAGCAGCAGTTGTTAGCTTTCGTTCCCAGACATCATAAGCATTACATTTTGCCAA ATTCTGTGAATAAAAAGGTACATTTCAGCTCACACAGACAGATTAATGCAAGACAAAATCTATATCGAACCAGAAATCGTCTTCCTTCTTCAG GTACCCCTATTTCAAAAACTCTTTCATGGCATTTAGCATCAGAAACTAAGTCTACCTTAAAAAAAACGACTTCCCGCACTTCAAAAAA CCCCAAGGACTCCAAATTTTCTGCCAAGACCTCTGGAGTTTTCCACCTTCTAG ATAATGAAGAGCGTGCATGGATGAAACCCTCAGCAGCACAACTCCACTTAACAAATGGAACTCTTACATCTAGAGCTGCCACCCAAACTTTTGGTGTCACAGACGAG GATGCATTGAAGGGTTCCAAACCATTGACAAAATTTGGATCCTTTGACGATCGAAATGGACGTGAGGCTGCCCAAGTTCACAGTCGCAGTAAAAGTGTGCTATCGACTCTCTTTATCAAGCAAAAGGCACCTAAGTTGAAGACCAGTTCTGTGTTATGA